In a single window of the Salvelinus namaycush isolate Seneca chromosome 18, SaNama_1.0, whole genome shotgun sequence genome:
- the LOC120063316 gene encoding RGM domain family member B-like isoform X1 has product MGRAGCCYRGAERLASPPRVPRLRPLLVLLLALCYGAHRGGHCQVATPQCRIQKCTTDFVSLTSHLTPALDGFDVEFCKALRSYSACTQRTAKSCRGNLVFHSAVLGISDLMTQRNCSRDGPTSSTHPEMQSEPCNYHSRTQHAHIHPHTHPHTHPHTHPHTHTHTPPVYLFCGLFGDPHLRTFKDSFQTCKVEGAWPLIDNDYLSVQVTNVPVVTGSSATATNKITVIFKPFEECTDQRVYQAVTDDLPAAFVDGTVSSGAPDHNLNGNNGDSTGKVQALWISEHSPGHHVELHADYIGVTVIVRQLGRYLTLAVRIPEEMAHAYDATQDLQLCLNGCPTSERIDRGGHLSLPLPLPPPALGLQLQQPHGQGQSSHTHSHTAPYSAPQGFSMEGARARCREQLEVQDIYFHSCVFDLLTTGDANFTAAAFSALKDMESLHPQRERWTIYPPSSAHTSQPITWLLLLTLCVLG; this is encoded by the exons ATGGGGAGAGCCGGATGTTGTTACCGCGGGGCTGAGCGCCTCGCATCCCCACCGAGGGTGCCCCGCTTGCGGCCGTTGCTGGTGCTGCTCCTTGCTCTCTGCTACGGGGCTCACAGAGGTG gtCATTGCCAGGTGGCCACCCCTCAGTGTCGTATCCAGAAGTGCACCACAGACTTTGTGTCCCTGACGTCTCACCTGACCCCAGCGCTGGATGGCTTTGACGTAGAATTCTGTAAGGCTCTGAGGTCCTACAGCGCCTGCACCCAGAGGACAGCCAAGTCCTGTAGGGGTAACCTGGTCTTCCACTCTGCTGTCCTGGGCATCTCAGACCTCATGACCCAGAGAAACTGCTCCCGTGACGGGCCCACCTCCTCCACACACCCCGAGATGCAATCAGAGCCCTGCAACTACCACAGCCGCACCCAGCACGCTCAcatacaccctcacacacaccctcacacacaccctcacacacaccctcacacacacactcacacgccgCCAGTGTACCTGTTCTGCGGGCTGTTCGGGGACCCCCACCTGCGGACGTTTAAGGACAGCTTCCAGACCTGCAAGGTGGAGGGGGCGTGGCCACTTATTGACAACGACTACTTGTCCGTGCAGGTGACCAACGTTCCAGTGGTGACGGGATCCAGCGCCACGGCGACCAATAAG ATCACCGTCATATTCAAGCCATTTGAGGAGTGTACAGACCAGCGTGTGTACCAGGCAGTAACAGATGACCTGCCCGCTGCCTTCGTAGACGGTACCGTGAGCAGCGGGGCCCCTGACCATAACCTTAACGGAAATAATGGTGACTCTACCGGGAAGGTACAAGCGCTGTGGATCTCGGAGCATAGCCCCGGTCACCACGTGGAGCTGCATGCCGACTACATCGGCGTGACGGTTATCGTACGACAGCTGGGGCGCTACCTGACCCTGGCGGTGCGCATCCCGGAGGAGATGGCCCATGCCTACGACGCTACGCAGGACCTGCAGCTCTGCCTGAACGGATGTCCCACCTCGGAACGCATCGACCGGGGGGGTCACCtgtccctgcctctccctctacCACCTCCAGCCCTGGGCTTACAGCTCCAACAGCCACATGGCCAGGGccagtcctcacacacacactctcacacggCTCCCTACAGCGCCCCCCAGGGGTTCAGTATGGAGGGTGCGCGGGCACGCTGCAGGGAGCAGCTTGAGGTGCAGGATATTTATTTCCACTCATGTGTGTTTGACCTCCTGACCACCGGGGACGCTAACTTCACTGCAGCGGCGTTCAGCGCCCTGAAGGACATGGAGAGTCTCCACCCCCAACGCGAGCGCTGGACGATCTACCCACCCAGCTCAGCCCACACCTCTCAGCCTATCACATGGCTCCTACTGCTCACGCTCTGTGTGCTCGGATAG
- the LOC120063316 gene encoding RGM domain family member B-like isoform X2: MGRAGCCYRGAERLASPPRVPRLRPLLVLLLALCYGAHRGHCQVATPQCRIQKCTTDFVSLTSHLTPALDGFDVEFCKALRSYSACTQRTAKSCRGNLVFHSAVLGISDLMTQRNCSRDGPTSSTHPEMQSEPCNYHSRTQHAHIHPHTHPHTHPHTHPHTHTHTPPVYLFCGLFGDPHLRTFKDSFQTCKVEGAWPLIDNDYLSVQVTNVPVVTGSSATATNKITVIFKPFEECTDQRVYQAVTDDLPAAFVDGTVSSGAPDHNLNGNNGDSTGKVQALWISEHSPGHHVELHADYIGVTVIVRQLGRYLTLAVRIPEEMAHAYDATQDLQLCLNGCPTSERIDRGGHLSLPLPLPPPALGLQLQQPHGQGQSSHTHSHTAPYSAPQGFSMEGARARCREQLEVQDIYFHSCVFDLLTTGDANFTAAAFSALKDMESLHPQRERWTIYPPSSAHTSQPITWLLLLTLCVLG; the protein is encoded by the exons ATGGGGAGAGCCGGATGTTGTTACCGCGGGGCTGAGCGCCTCGCATCCCCACCGAGGGTGCCCCGCTTGCGGCCGTTGCTGGTGCTGCTCCTTGCTCTCTGCTACGGGGCTCACAGAG gtCATTGCCAGGTGGCCACCCCTCAGTGTCGTATCCAGAAGTGCACCACAGACTTTGTGTCCCTGACGTCTCACCTGACCCCAGCGCTGGATGGCTTTGACGTAGAATTCTGTAAGGCTCTGAGGTCCTACAGCGCCTGCACCCAGAGGACAGCCAAGTCCTGTAGGGGTAACCTGGTCTTCCACTCTGCTGTCCTGGGCATCTCAGACCTCATGACCCAGAGAAACTGCTCCCGTGACGGGCCCACCTCCTCCACACACCCCGAGATGCAATCAGAGCCCTGCAACTACCACAGCCGCACCCAGCACGCTCAcatacaccctcacacacaccctcacacacaccctcacacacaccctcacacacacactcacacgccgCCAGTGTACCTGTTCTGCGGGCTGTTCGGGGACCCCCACCTGCGGACGTTTAAGGACAGCTTCCAGACCTGCAAGGTGGAGGGGGCGTGGCCACTTATTGACAACGACTACTTGTCCGTGCAGGTGACCAACGTTCCAGTGGTGACGGGATCCAGCGCCACGGCGACCAATAAG ATCACCGTCATATTCAAGCCATTTGAGGAGTGTACAGACCAGCGTGTGTACCAGGCAGTAACAGATGACCTGCCCGCTGCCTTCGTAGACGGTACCGTGAGCAGCGGGGCCCCTGACCATAACCTTAACGGAAATAATGGTGACTCTACCGGGAAGGTACAAGCGCTGTGGATCTCGGAGCATAGCCCCGGTCACCACGTGGAGCTGCATGCCGACTACATCGGCGTGACGGTTATCGTACGACAGCTGGGGCGCTACCTGACCCTGGCGGTGCGCATCCCGGAGGAGATGGCCCATGCCTACGACGCTACGCAGGACCTGCAGCTCTGCCTGAACGGATGTCCCACCTCGGAACGCATCGACCGGGGGGGTCACCtgtccctgcctctccctctacCACCTCCAGCCCTGGGCTTACAGCTCCAACAGCCACATGGCCAGGGccagtcctcacacacacactctcacacggCTCCCTACAGCGCCCCCCAGGGGTTCAGTATGGAGGGTGCGCGGGCACGCTGCAGGGAGCAGCTTGAGGTGCAGGATATTTATTTCCACTCATGTGTGTTTGACCTCCTGACCACCGGGGACGCTAACTTCACTGCAGCGGCGTTCAGCGCCCTGAAGGACATGGAGAGTCTCCACCCCCAACGCGAGCGCTGGACGATCTACCCACCCAGCTCAGCCCACACCTCTCAGCCTATCACATGGCTCCTACTGCTCACGCTCTGTGTGCTCGGATAG